One Keratinibaculum paraultunense genomic window carries:
- the mutL gene encoding DNA mismatch repair endonuclease MutL, which produces MKRIKILDEKTIQKIAAGEIIERPSSVVKELVENSLDANATNITIEIRQGGKSYIRITDDGDGILEEDLSIAFKRHSTSKLTNANDLYRIMSFGFRGEALASISTVSKVEVLTKTNKDKFGVQAFVEEGKIIDKKPVGCPKGTTMIVRDLFYNVPVREKFLKSDISEANHINDIVYKLALGNPGVSFKYIKDNKIIFQTSNNNDILTNIYTLLGEDFSKNLLEINYEDVDFRIYGYISNNTFYRSNRKHQYIYVNNRYVDNNHISNLIECKYKSIIPINRFPVFVIFIDIDPSFIDVNIHPNKQQIKFINQNKLDSKLEYIINSQLNKNLSIPKKEFHEKKQNDNTNEIPRLYREILLEEDKLEKDKEVINLDKKNKIAESEINYNNINKVYKENTITTKEKEEDLNDLKNVLNRLRPIGIIFSTYILAEDPLYDKLLIIDQHAAHERIIFEKYKNEYEKEMVAIQHLITPQILELTNTELEIVKKNIDLFNRLGFIVEEFGTNSVIIRGVPILFGKPQTKKLFLELVDTISNDIKSTYEVKLDKIIKIACTEAIKSGDRIENIEVDSLLQQLGNTSNPYTCPHGRPTIIQITKKDLEKEFKRIM; this is translated from the coding sequence ATGAAAAGAATAAAAATATTAGATGAAAAAACAATTCAAAAAATCGCAGCTGGTGAAATAATAGAAAGACCATCTTCTGTAGTAAAAGAGTTAGTAGAAAACTCCTTAGATGCAAATGCAACAAATATTACAATAGAAATACGACAAGGAGGAAAATCATATATAAGAATTACAGATGATGGAGATGGGATCTTAGAGGAAGATTTAAGTATTGCATTTAAACGGCATTCTACTAGTAAGTTAACCAATGCTAATGATTTGTATAGAATTATGTCTTTTGGATTTCGTGGTGAAGCTTTAGCTAGTATATCTACAGTGTCAAAAGTAGAAGTTTTAACTAAAACTAATAAAGATAAATTTGGAGTCCAAGCTTTTGTAGAAGAAGGGAAAATTATAGATAAAAAGCCGGTAGGTTGTCCTAAGGGAACAACGATGATTGTTAGAGATTTATTTTATAATGTTCCTGTAAGAGAAAAATTTTTGAAATCTGATATATCAGAAGCAAATCATATAAACGATATAGTATACAAATTAGCTTTAGGTAATCCTGGTGTAAGTTTTAAATACATTAAAGATAATAAGATAATATTTCAAACTTCAAATAATAATGATATACTTACAAACATATATACTTTATTAGGTGAAGACTTTAGTAAAAATTTATTAGAGATAAACTATGAAGATGTTGATTTTAGAATTTATGGTTATATATCTAATAATACATTTTATAGAAGTAATAGGAAACATCAATATATCTACGTTAATAATAGGTATGTAGATAATAATCACATTTCAAATTTAATAGAGTGTAAATATAAATCCATAATACCTATTAATAGATTTCCAGTATTTGTAATATTTATTGATATAGATCCATCTTTTATAGATGTTAATATTCATCCTAATAAACAACAGATAAAATTCATTAATCAAAATAAGCTAGATAGTAAATTGGAGTATATAATTAATTCACAATTAAATAAAAATCTTTCTATACCGAAAAAAGAATTTCATGAAAAAAAACAAAATGATAATACAAATGAAATTCCTCGGTTGTATAGAGAAATTTTGTTAGAAGAAGATAAATTAGAAAAAGATAAAGAAGTTATAAATTTAGACAAAAAAAACAAAATAGCAGAATCAGAAATAAATTATAATAATATAAATAAGGTATATAAAGAAAACACAATAACTACTAAAGAAAAAGAAGAAGATTTAAATGATTTAAAAAATGTATTAAATAGATTACGACCTATAGGAATAATTTTTTCAACTTATATATTAGCTGAAGATCCATTATATGATAAACTACTAATTATTGATCAACATGCAGCTCATGAAAGAATTATATTTGAAAAATATAAAAATGAATATGAAAAAGAAATGGTAGCTATACAACATTTAATAACTCCTCAAATATTAGAATTGACCAATACAGAACTGGAGATAGTAAAAAAGAATATAGATTTATTTAATAGATTAGGTTTTATAGTAGAAGAGTTTGGAACAAATAGTGTTATAATTAGAGGTGTACCTATATTGTTTGGGAAACCTCAAACTAAAAAACTTTTTTTAGAGTTAGTAGATACAATAAGTAATGATATAAAAAGTACTTATGAAGTTAAATTAGATAAAATAATTAAAATAGCATGCACTGAAGCTATTAAGAGTGGTGATAGGATTGAAAATATTGAAGTAGATAGCTTATTACAACAATTAGGAAACACATCTAATCCTTATACCTGTCCTCATGGACGACCAACAATTATACAAATAACAAAAAAAGATTTAGAAAAAGAATTTAAAAGAATTATGTAA
- the miaA gene encoding tRNA (adenosine(37)-N6)-dimethylallyltransferase MiaA: MKEKDNLVVLLGPTAVGKTSISIELAKKINGEIISADSMQIYKYMDIGTAKITKDEMDDIPHYMIDIIYPDEEFTVADFKKRASEYIRQINDRNNIPMIVGGTGLYINSIVYELKFARVKPNEKFRNKWNNIADKYGNQYIYEELKNVDPLSAKRINVNDRKRIIRALEILHETGKPMSYYNKNFRKETEEYNLVMIGFTMDRAKLYSRINKRVDNMLEQGLIEEVKMLMDMGYTKDLVSMQGIGYKEVIDYLEGNTELNQMIEILKRNTRRFAKRQLTWFRRDNRIKWIDVDQFDSIDSISIYLADYILKSLNIN; encoded by the coding sequence ATGAAGGAAAAAGATAATTTGGTAGTATTATTAGGACCAACAGCTGTTGGAAAAACTAGTATATCTATAGAGTTAGCTAAAAAAATAAATGGTGAAATTATTTCTGCCGATTCCATGCAGATATATAAATATATGGATATAGGAACAGCTAAAATAACTAAAGATGAAATGGATGATATCCCTCACTATATGATAGATATAATTTATCCAGATGAAGAGTTTACAGTTGCAGATTTTAAAAAAAGAGCATCTGAATATATACGACAAATTAACGATAGAAATAATATCCCTATGATAGTAGGAGGAACTGGTCTGTACATTAATTCAATAGTATATGAGTTAAAATTTGCCAGAGTTAAACCCAATGAAAAGTTTAGAAATAAATGGAACAATATTGCAGACAAATACGGTAATCAATATATTTATGAAGAATTAAAAAATGTTGATCCTTTATCGGCTAAACGTATTAACGTTAACGATAGAAAAAGAATAATAAGAGCTTTAGAAATATTACATGAAACAGGTAAGCCTATGTCTTATTATAATAAAAATTTTAGAAAAGAAACAGAGGAATATAATTTGGTAATGATTGGTTTTACTATGGATAGAGCCAAACTTTACTCTCGCATAAACAAAAGAGTTGATAATATGCTGGAGCAAGGGTTAATAGAAGAAGTTAAAATGTTAATGGATATGGGATATACAAAAGACCTTGTTTCTATGCAAGGTATTGGATATAAGGAAGTTATAGATTACTTAGAAGGAAATACAGAATTAAATCAAATGATTGAAATACTTAAAAGAAATACAAGAAGATTTGCAAAAAGACAATTAACATGGTTTAGAAGAGACAATAGAATTAAATGGATTGATGTTGATCAATTTGATTCTATTGATTCTATTAGTATATATTTAGCCGATTATATATTAAAGTCATTAAATATAAATTAA
- the hfq gene encoding RNA chaperone Hfq: MKGNINLQDIFLNKARKENINLIVYLVNGYQIRGLVRGFDNYTIILESDGKQQLIYKHAISTIIPSQFIDLNNKSIEE, encoded by the coding sequence ATGAAAGGGAATATTAACTTACAAGATATTTTTTTAAATAAGGCAAGGAAAGAAAATATAAATCTCATAGTATATTTAGTAAATGGATATCAAATAAGAGGATTGGTAAGAGGATTTGATAATTACACCATAATATTAGAAAGTGATGGAAAACAACAATTAATATATAAACATGCAATATCTACTATTATACCGAGTCAATTCATAGATTTAAACAATAAATCAATAGAAGAATAA
- a CDS encoding aminotransferase class I/II-fold pyridoxal phosphate-dependent enzyme has protein sequence MDKDTIILLCKHYDINPKVINYVNSREILIKDKFNEINKIKEYNQFKIIHSMQKARLSSIDFNWTTGYGYGDIGRDKVEEIYSHVFNTEDALVRPTIVSGTHAITLTLSGLLRPDDEFLSITGSPYDTLQKVIGVKGDTQGTLFDYGIKYKEIPLKDGKIDVDNAIRNISESTKLILIQRSTGYSDRKAINIDEIKTAINKIKNYNKDIIIMVDNCYGEFVEKLEPSDVGADVMAGSLIKNPGGGIALTGGYIVGKSNLIEQIANRSTAPGLGKDCGLTFGTTRTTLQGLFLAPHIVAEAIKGALLVGIAYKQLGFEIIPDLEDARSDIIQAIKFNSPDRVIEFCKGIQEASVVDSFVTPIPWNMPGYEDEVIMAAGGFIDGSSIELSADGPMREPYFAYYQGGLTYEHCKLGVMISINNLLKNNLIDNKKLVY, from the coding sequence ATGGACAAGGATACAATAATATTATTATGTAAACATTACGATATAAATCCAAAAGTTATTAATTATGTTAATAGTAGAGAAATTTTAATAAAAGATAAATTTAATGAAATTAATAAAATAAAAGAATATAATCAATTTAAAATTATTCATAGTATGCAGAAAGCAAGACTTAGTTCAATAGACTTTAATTGGACTACAGGATACGGATATGGAGATATAGGTAGAGATAAGGTAGAAGAAATATATTCTCATGTATTTAATACTGAAGATGCTTTAGTTAGACCTACAATAGTTTCTGGAACTCATGCTATTACTTTAACTTTATCAGGGTTATTAAGACCAGATGATGAATTTTTATCTATAACTGGAAGTCCTTATGACACTTTACAAAAAGTTATAGGAGTAAAAGGAGATACACAAGGAACTTTATTTGATTATGGAATAAAATATAAAGAAATTCCTTTAAAAGATGGGAAGATAGATGTAGATAATGCTATAAGGAATATTTCTGAATCTACAAAACTTATATTAATACAAAGATCTACTGGATATAGTGATAGAAAAGCTATAAATATTGATGAAATAAAAACTGCTATTAATAAAATTAAAAATTATAATAAAGATATTATTATAATGGTAGATAATTGTTATGGAGAATTTGTTGAAAAACTAGAACCTAGCGATGTAGGTGCTGATGTAATGGCAGGCTCATTGATAAAAAATCCAGGAGGGGGCATAGCTTTAACTGGTGGATATATAGTAGGAAAATCAAATTTAATTGAACAAATTGCAAATAGAAGTACTGCACCTGGATTAGGGAAGGATTGTGGATTAACTTTTGGAACTACTAGGACTACGCTACAAGGATTGTTTTTAGCACCTCATATAGTAGCAGAGGCTATTAAAGGAGCATTATTAGTTGGAATTGCTTATAAACAATTAGGTTTTGAAATTATACCAGATTTAGAGGATGCTAGAAGTGATATAATACAAGCTATAAAATTTAATTCTCCTGATAGAGTTATAGAGTTTTGTAAAGGTATTCAAGAAGCATCAGTAGTGGATTCTTTCGTTACACCTATTCCTTGGAACATGCCTGGTTATGAAGATGAGGTAATAATGGCAGCAGGTGGTTTTATAGATGGATCATCAATTGAATTAAGTGCTGATGGACCAATGAGAGAACCATATTTTGCGTATTATCAAGGTGGTCTAACATATGAACATTGTAAACTTGGAGTTATGATATCTATTAATAATTTATTAAAAAACAATCTAATTGATAACAAAAAGCTAGTTTATTAA
- the lexA gene encoding transcriptional repressor LexA, which yields MYEDLSQKQIEILHFIKNHIQRQGYPPSVREICKGVDLKSTSTVHRHLEILEEKEYIRKDPTKPRAIEILNRTENSLLTPKKTVDIPIIGKVTAGQPILAVEHIEDTFPIPIEIAEKGSLFMLKVEGDSMIDVGIYSDDYVLVKQQNDAKNGDIVVALIEDDATIKTFYKEKEYIRLQPENTLMEPILVKNVTILGKVIGLYRKI from the coding sequence GTGTATGAAGATTTAAGTCAAAAACAAATTGAAATTTTACATTTTATTAAAAATCATATACAACGTCAAGGTTATCCCCCATCAGTTAGAGAAATTTGTAAAGGTGTTGATTTAAAATCAACATCAACAGTTCACAGGCACTTAGAAATTTTAGAAGAAAAAGAGTATATTAGAAAGGATCCTACTAAACCTAGAGCTATTGAAATATTAAACAGAACTGAAAACTCACTACTCACACCTAAAAAAACTGTAGATATTCCCATTATAGGCAAAGTAACTGCTGGACAACCAATTTTAGCAGTTGAACACATTGAAGATACTTTTCCCATTCCTATTGAAATAGCAGAAAAAGGTTCTCTATTTATGCTCAAAGTCGAGGGAGATAGTATGATAGATGTAGGAATATATAGTGACGATTATGTCCTAGTAAAACAACAAAATGATGCTAAAAATGGTGATATCGTTGTAGCATTAATAGAAGATGATGCAACTATAAAAACTTTTTACAAAGAAAAAGAATATATTCGCCTTCAGCCAGAAAATACTTTGATGGAACCTATATTAGTAAAAAATGTTACAATTTTAGGGAAAGTTATTGGACTTTATAGAAAAATATAA
- the yneA gene encoding cell division suppressor protein YneA has translation MYNKTSKRKYVVIDKFRFFVFLFSLIVLSIYIILIFSSNTKAYSSIYDEKYIEVEVKYGDTLWDIAKKHMPDDYDIRKMVYELREFNNMKDVNIYPGDVIKIPNRYN, from the coding sequence ATGTATAATAAAACAAGTAAAAGGAAATATGTTGTAATTGATAAGTTTAGGTTCTTTGTATTTTTATTCTCTTTAATAGTTTTATCAATATACATAATTTTAATATTTTCTAGTAATACTAAAGCATACAGCTCTATATATGATGAAAAATATATAGAGGTAGAAGTGAAATATGGTGATACTCTATGGGATATAGCTAAAAAACATATGCCAGATGATTATGATATAAGAAAAATGGTATACGAACTAAGAGAATTTAATAATATGAAGGATGTAAATATATATCCAGGAGATGTAATAAAAATTCCAAATAGATATAATTAA
- a CDS encoding tyrosine recombinase XerC, translating into MNEIPIILEDYLNYMETIKGTSPSTTKEYFYDIRTFFRFIKIRYKLVEKDKPFDQIDISDVDLDLIKKISIQDLHAFISFTDKKLGNNNNTKSRKVASLKSFFDYLHSKVDLIDKNPAINLEFPKTNNRHPIYLTLDECKLLLNTVLENKNEFFRKRDYAIIMLFLNCGLRLSELSSINLNRIKKDTLTVIGKGNKERTIYLNDACIKAINDYIDVRPIDAIDEEALFLSKRKRRMSNRAIQHMIDKYLEKAGFDTEIYSTHKLRHTAATLMYKHGNVDIRALQEILGHENVSTTQIYTHIDDERLRQAVQSNPLGNIDPTTK; encoded by the coding sequence TTGAATGAAATACCTATTATATTAGAAGACTATTTAAATTATATGGAAACTATAAAAGGCACTTCTCCTAGCACTACCAAGGAATACTTTTATGATATACGTACTTTTTTTAGGTTTATTAAAATTCGATATAAATTAGTTGAAAAAGATAAACCTTTTGATCAAATAGATATTAGTGATGTAGATTTGGATTTGATAAAAAAAATTAGTATACAAGACTTACATGCATTTATATCTTTTACTGATAAAAAACTAGGAAATAATAATAATACTAAATCTAGAAAAGTAGCTAGTTTAAAATCTTTTTTTGACTACCTCCACTCTAAGGTAGATTTAATCGATAAGAATCCTGCTATTAATCTAGAATTTCCTAAAACGAATAACAGACATCCCATATACCTTACTCTAGATGAATGTAAGCTTTTATTAAACACTGTACTTGAAAATAAGAATGAATTTTTTAGGAAAAGAGATTATGCTATAATCATGCTTTTTTTAAATTGTGGCTTGCGTTTATCTGAACTATCAAGTATTAATTTAAATCGCATAAAAAAGGATACTTTAACTGTTATAGGCAAAGGAAACAAAGAAAGAACCATTTATTTAAATGATGCTTGCATTAAAGCAATAAATGATTATATTGATGTAAGACCAATTGATGCTATAGATGAAGAAGCACTTTTTTTAAGTAAACGAAAACGCAGAATGAGCAATAGGGCTATACAACATATGATTGATAAGTATTTGGAAAAAGCAGGTTTTGATACTGAAATATACTCTACTCATAAACTAAGACATACTGCAGCTACATTAATGTATAAACATGGAAATGTAGATATTAGAGCATTGCAGGAAATTCTTGGTCATGAAAATGTGTCTACAACTCAGATATATACTCATATTGATGATGAAAGACTTAGACAAGCAGTCCAAAGTAATCCATTAGGTAACATAGATCCTACCACTAAATAA